In Elephas maximus indicus isolate mEleMax1 chromosome 7, mEleMax1 primary haplotype, whole genome shotgun sequence, the following proteins share a genomic window:
- the LOC126080792 gene encoding olfactory receptor 1052-like: MAEENLTVVTEFILLGLTDQAVLKMVLFVLFLVIYAITLVGNLGMIFLIHVTPKLHTPMYFFLSCLSFVDACNSSVIAPKMLINFLVVRETISFSACIMQHLFFGAFVTSEGFLLSVMAYDRHVAIANPLLYTIAMSKRKCVGLVVGSCIGGMINSLIHTTSLGGLSFCGPNVVSHFFCDALTLLKLSCSDTSMNELLLLIFSGVIAMTTFFTVIISYMFILVAILRIRSASGRRKAFSTCTSHLTAVTIFYGTLSFNYIQPSSQYSAEQEKIVSVFYTLVIPMLNPLIYSLRNKEVKDAVKRAVEMKYCPC, translated from the coding sequence atggcTGAAGAGAATTTGACAGTTGTTACTGAGTTTATTCTTTTGGGACTGACGGATCAGGCTGTATTGAAAATGGTGCTTTTTGTGTTGTTCCTGGTGATTTATGCCATTACCTTGGTGGGGAATCTGGGCATGATCTTCTTAATCCACGTCACTCCCAagctccacacacccatgtattttttcctcagctGCCTTTCATTTGTAGATGCCTGTAATTCATCAGTTATTGCGCCAAAAATGCTGATCAACTTCTTGGTTGTGAGGGAAACCATTTCATTCTCCGCCTGTATAATGCAGCATTTGTTTTTTGGGGCGTTCGTTACCTCAGAAGGATTCTTACTttcagtgatggcctatgaccgtcaTGTGGCCATTGCGAATCCTTTGCTTTACACAATAGCCATGTCTAAGAGAAAGTGTGTAGGGCTGGTCGTTGGGTCTTGCATTGGTGGGATGATTAACTCATTGATACATACAACAAGTTTGGGGGGACTGTCTTTCTGTGGACCAAATGTTGTCAGTCACTTCTTCTGTGATGCTCTCACACTGCTAAAGCTGTCATGCTCTGATACCTCCATGAATGAGTTGCTGCTGTTAATTTTCTCTGGAGTCATTGCCATGACCACCTTCTTCACTGTGATCATTTCGTACATGTTCATCCTTGTTGCTATACTGAGGATCCGCTCAGCATCAGGCAGACggaaagccttctccacctgcacCTCTCACCTGACTGCTGTGACCATATTTTATGGTACCTTGAGTTTTAATTACATTCAGCCAAGCTCCCAGTATTCTGCAGAACAAGAGAAGATAGTTTCTGTGTTCTATACACTAGTGATTCCCATGTTAAACCCATTGATTTACAGTCTGAGAAACAAGGAGGTGAAGGATGCTGTGAAAAGAGCCGtagaaatgaaatactgccccTGTTAA
- the LOC126080799 gene encoding olfactory receptor 5J2-like: MAAENLTVVTEFILLGLTDQAEMKIVLFGLFLVIYAITLVGILGMIFLIHTTPKLHAPMYFFLSCLSFVDACYSSAIVPQMLINLLVVKGTISFPACMVQHLCFGVFVTTEVFLLSVMAYDHYVAVVNPLLYTLAMSKRKCIVLVTGSWACGTVSSLIHTISLGRLFFCGSNVISHFFCDIPSLLKLSCSDTSLNELLLLTFSGVIAMATFLIVIISYMLILVALLRIHSASGRRKAVSTCASHLTAVTIFYGTLSFSYIQPSSQYSVEQEKVVAVFYTLVIPMLNPLIYSLRNKEVNVAVKRAIEMKHLPC, from the coding sequence ATGGCTGCAGAGAATTTGACAGTTGTTACTGAGTTTATTCTTTTGGGACTGACAGATCAGGCTGAAATGAAAATTGTGCTTTTTGGGTTATTCCTGGTGATTTATGCCATTACCTTGGTGGGGATTCTGGGCATGATCTTCTTAATCCACACCACTCCCAAGCTCCAcgcacccatgtactttttcctcagctgCCTTTCATTTGTAGACGCCTGCTATTCATCTGCAATTGTACCCCAAATGCTGATAAACCTTCTGGTTGTGAAGGGAACCATTTCTTTCCCTGCTTGCATGGTGCAGCATTTGTGTTTCGGGGTGTTCGTTACCACAGAAGTTTTCTTGCTGTCGGTAATGGCCTATGACCATTATGTGGCCGTTGTGAACCCTTTGCTTTACACTCTAGCCATGTCTAAGAGAAAGTGCATAGTATTGGTCACTGGGTCATGGGCATGTGGAACAGTTAGCTCATTAATACATACGATAAGTTTGGGCAGACTGTTCTTTTGTGGTTCAAATGTCATCAGCCACTTCTTCTGTGATATCCCCTCACTGCTAAAGCTGTCGTGTTCGGATACCTCCTTGAATGAGTTGTTGCTGTTAACCTTCTCTGGAGTCATTGCCATGGCCACCTTCTTGATTGTGATCATTTCCTACATGCTCATCCTTGTTGCTCTACTGAGGATCCACTCAGCATCAGGCAGACGGAAAGCCGTCTCCACCTGCGCCTCTCACCTGACTGCCGTGACCATATTTTATGGTACCTTGAGCTTTAGTTACATTCAGCCAAGCTCCCAGTATTCTGTAGAACAGGAGAAGGTGGTTGCTGTGTTCTACACACTAGTGATTCCCATGTTAAACCCATTGatttacagcctgagaaacaAAGAGGTAAATGTTGCAGTGAAAAGGGCCATAGAAATGAAACATTTGCCTTGTTGA